The DNA window AGGGAGCAAAAATCGCTGTCGATTTGAAGAAGATCCTGGAAGATCTACTCGCAATAGTCGAAAAGATAGAAAGAATCTCAGACCAGCTTCCTGCCCTTTATCGGGAAAAATTGAAGGGAGAAGTCGAAAAGATACTTCCTCAAGACGTTTCAGTGAGAGAAGATGTGTTAGAGAACCACGTGGCCTTCATATCAACGAAAACTGACATAAGAGAAGAGATAACACGCCTCAAAAGTCATATAAGAAGGGCGTTTGAGCTGATCGAAAGTGACGCTCCTGTGGGGTTGAACCTCGATTTTCTCGGTCAGGAGATGTTGAGGGAGTTGAACACAATCCTATCGAAGTCGATTTCTGTCGACATATCCAATCTTGCTCTTGAAGGGAAGGTGCTCGTTACCCAGTTCAGAGAGCAGGTTCAAAACATTGAATGAGGGGGAGGAAGAGAATGTACGGTTTGATCAACATCGGCTTTGGGAACGTCATAGCGGGAGACCGTGTGATAGCCATCGTGAATCCAGAGTCTTCACCCTTGAAAAGGATGAAAGATGAGGCAAAGATAGAGGGAAAACTTATCGATGCAACTTACGGAAGAAAGACAAGGTCCATAATCATCACTGACAGCAATCATATCATTTTGAGTGCCATACAACCGGAAACGATCGCACAAAGATTCATGGAGAACTTCTACGAGATAGAAAGAAGCCTGCGGGAAAGTAAAAGGTAGGAGTGTGAACGATGAAAGGGCAGCTCTTCGTTATCTGCGGACCATCAGGAGCGGGGAAGACCAGCATCATCAAAGAAGTTCTCAAAAGTGTAGACAACGTGGTATTTTCCGTCTCCTGCACCACCAGGCCAAAGCGGCCTCACGAGGTAAGTGGAAAAGATTATTTCTTCATCACAGAAGAGGAGTTTTTGAGGCGTGTTGAAAAAGGAGAGTTCCTCGAGTGGGCACGTGTGCACGGTCATCTTTACGGAACACCCCGCTCTTTTGTTGAGAAACACATCGCCGAGGGCAAAGATGTGATATTGGATATCGATGTACAGGGCGCATTGTCTGTCAAAAAGAGTTATCCGGACGCCGTGTTCATATATGTTGCTCCTCCGTCCTATTCGGACCTGAAAGAGAGGATCCTCGCGAGGGGGACGGAAAAAGAAGCAGACATCCTCGTGAGGCTGGAAAATGCGAAATGGGAACTGATGTTCATGGACGAGTTCGATTACATCGTAATCAACGAGGATCTTCAAAAGGCCATAGAAACGGTAGTGTCGATTTTGATGGCGGAGAGAGCAAAAGTTCTCAGAAACCTAGATAGAATAGAGCGGTTCAAAATGGAGGTGAAAGGATGGAAAAAATGGTGAAGTTCGAACTCAAATACGACGAGCTCCTGGAAAAGATCCCCTACAAATACGCTATCCCGGTCGTTGTGGCCAAGCGAGCGGAGGCCATCAGAGAGTACGCAAAGCCCTTTGTGGCCACAGAGGATGAGAATCCGGTCAGCACAGCTTTCATGGAGCTGAGCATGAACTACATCAGAATAAAGAACGAAGACATCCTCAAGGCCCTCATTCCGAAGGTGAAGTGATACATGAAGATCGTACTCGGTGTCAGCAGTGGTATAGCGATCTACAAGGCAGTCGATCTTGTTAGCAGACTTCGAAAGGAAAACCACAAGCTCTGTGTGGTAATGACTCCGGATGCAACTAAGCTGGTCTCACCGGTGGTGTTCTCCTCGGTAGGGAATTGCCCGGTGTATTCCGACTGGATGGATGTGAAGGACGGGTGGATTCCTCACACGGAACTTTCCAGGACAGCAGACATGCTCCTTATCGCTCCTGCAACGGCCAACACGATCTCCAAGATCGCAAACGGCATCGCCGACAACCTTCTCACCCTTGTTGCGATGGGTTTTAGCAAAAAAGCAAAGATCCTTGTGCCAACGATGAACCATAGGATGTACGTGAATCCGATTTTTCAAGAAAACCTCGAAAAACTGAAAAAGCTTGGCTGGTTTGTAGTGGAACCAGAAGAGGGTTATCTTGCCTGTGGAGAAATTGGCAAGGGAAGGTATCCTGAGAACGAGAAGATAGTTGAAGCAGTGTACCTTCTCACGACTCCAAAAAAACTCGCTGGGAAGCGTGTGTTGATAACAGCAGGACCGACACGAGAGAGGATAGACACTGTGAGGTTCATCACCAATGCGAGCTCAGGTAAGATGGGATACGCACTGGCAACGGTTGCAAAGAGAATGGGAGCAACGGTGTGTCTGGTATCTGGCCCCACATACCTGAGACCACCTTATTTCGTGGACGAATTCGTATCGGTTGAAAGTTCAGAAGAGATGTTCAACGAAGTGATGAAAAGATACGACGAAGTGGACATAGTTATCATGAACGCTGCTGTCGGTGATTACAGGCCAAAAGAAACGTTCAGTGGAAAGTTGAAGAAGACGGAAAAAGAGCTGATTCTACACCTTGAAAGAACCAAGGATATCCTCGAAGAGCTCGGTCACAGGAAGAAACACCAGTTCCTTGTTGGTTTTGCGGCGGAGATCGGAAACTTTGAAGAAAACGCTTTGAAAAAGCTGAGAAAGAAGAATCTGGATCTCATCATTTTAAACGACGCAAGAAAGGCTTTCTCCTCAGAGAGGGTGGAGGTGTTCATCTACGCTCAAGAAGGTCTTGTCAAAAGAATTGATGAAGATGACAAGATTCGTGTGGCTGGCGGTATTCTTGATGTTATTTCAAACATCGCTGGCGGATCATCTTATTGAATTAAAGAACGTGGGTGAGGGTGAGATAACCCTCTCTGTAAGAAAACTCTACACCGGTGAGATTAAGAACTTTTACCTCTACACCCCTACGGGTTTCGTTTTCCCCAAAAGAGTGAAAAGTGATGAGTACACTTTCGAAGTGAGACCCGGTGATCTTATCATCCCAGTAGTTGAAGGCGTCAATGTTCTTGGTAAGAGGATGTATCACGTATCACCTTCGTTTTTGAGGGTACCCCAGAGAAAGCCAAAGATAAAAATCATCTCGGATATCAAAAAAAGTGGTGTCTACATCTATGTTGTTGTTACAGCTGGTGATTTCACACCAATTTTCTTGAAGGTAGAAAACAGGATCTTCAGGTTCTTCGAACTTGAAGGAAAGTGGATCAGCGTTTTCAAGTCCTTCCTTGAAGACGGATCTCACGTTGTAAGGATTCAATTCAAAGGACCTTTTGGCTATACCTTTTCCATTGAAAAAGAAATTTACGTTATAAAACAAGTGGCCGTTCCTATGCGTGGAGAAGATGGGACCTTTGACTACACCGTGTTCACCCAGCACGTTGTTCAAAGGGGTGAAACCCTCTGGAGCATAGCAAATCAGTACAGAGTGAGGGTGGGTGACCTGGTTCTGATAAACCATCTGGAAGATCCAGATAGGATCGTAGCGGGACAAATTTTGAAGATAGGTCGCGTTACTTTTCGGGAGAATCCCGTCACGATCGTTGTCAACCTGTTTTCCTCCAAGCTGGGGCTCTACTATGATGGCGTTTTACTGAAGGTGTATCCGGTGGCTCTAGGAAGGAGTGATGCCACCCCGCCTGGAAAATACTGGATCTTGAGAAAAGAGATCGATCCTGCTCTTTACTGGTTTGGGGAGTACATCTCACCCAGGACACCGTTGAATGGACTTGGAACGAGGTATCTTCAACTTTCGAACTCCACCTATGCGATCCACGGGACTTCAAAACCTTGGGAAATAGGAAAGAGGATATCGCACGGGTGCATAAGAATGTTCAACAGGGATGTAGAAGAACTAGATGCTTTTGCGGGTGTGGGAACGGAAGTGATCGTTGTAAAAGAAAAGGGAGATTTTCCGGAAAGGCTTTATTGAAAGAACAAAGCGGGAGAGTTCCCCCGCTTTTCTCACCAAGAA is part of the Thermotoga sp. genome and encodes:
- a CDS encoding DUF370 domain-containing protein, whose amino-acid sequence is MYGLINIGFGNVIAGDRVIAIVNPESSPLKRMKDEAKIEGKLIDATYGRKTRSIIITDSNHIILSAIQPETIAQRFMENFYEIERSLRESKR
- the gmk gene encoding guanylate kinase; this translates as MKGQLFVICGPSGAGKTSIIKEVLKSVDNVVFSVSCTTRPKRPHEVSGKDYFFITEEEFLRRVEKGEFLEWARVHGHLYGTPRSFVEKHIAEGKDVILDIDVQGALSVKKSYPDAVFIYVAPPSYSDLKERILARGTEKEADILVRLENAKWELMFMDEFDYIVINEDLQKAIETVVSILMAERAKVLRNLDRIERFKMEVKGWKKW
- a CDS encoding DNA-directed RNA polymerase subunit omega — protein: MEKMVKFELKYDELLEKIPYKYAIPVVVAKRAEAIREYAKPFVATEDENPVSTAFMELSMNYIRIKNEDILKALIPKVK
- the coaBC gene encoding bifunctional phosphopantothenoylcysteine decarboxylase/phosphopantothenate--cysteine ligase CoaBC — translated: MKIVLGVSSGIAIYKAVDLVSRLRKENHKLCVVMTPDATKLVSPVVFSSVGNCPVYSDWMDVKDGWIPHTELSRTADMLLIAPATANTISKIANGIADNLLTLVAMGFSKKAKILVPTMNHRMYVNPIFQENLEKLKKLGWFVVEPEEGYLACGEIGKGRYPENEKIVEAVYLLTTPKKLAGKRVLITAGPTRERIDTVRFITNASSGKMGYALATVAKRMGATVCLVSGPTYLRPPYFVDEFVSVESSEEMFNEVMKRYDEVDIVIMNAAVGDYRPKETFSGKLKKTEKELILHLERTKDILEELGHRKKHQFLVGFAAEIGNFEENALKKLRKKNLDLIILNDARKAFSSERVEVFIYAQEGLVKRIDEDDKIRVAGGILDVISNIAGGSSY
- a CDS encoding L,D-transpeptidase family protein, whose amino-acid sequence is MKMTRFVWLAVFLMLFQTSLADHLIELKNVGEGEITLSVRKLYTGEIKNFYLYTPTGFVFPKRVKSDEYTFEVRPGDLIIPVVEGVNVLGKRMYHVSPSFLRVPQRKPKIKIISDIKKSGVYIYVVVTAGDFTPIFLKVENRIFRFFELEGKWISVFKSFLEDGSHVVRIQFKGPFGYTFSIEKEIYVIKQVAVPMRGEDGTFDYTVFTQHVVQRGETLWSIANQYRVRVGDLVLINHLEDPDRIVAGQILKIGRVTFRENPVTIVVNLFSSKLGLYYDGVLLKVYPVALGRSDATPPGKYWILRKEIDPALYWFGEYISPRTPLNGLGTRYLQLSNSTYAIHGTSKPWEIGKRISHGCIRMFNRDVEELDAFAGVGTEVIVVKEKGDFPERLY